Proteins encoded together in one Drosophila albomicans strain 15112-1751.03 chromosome 2R, ASM965048v2, whole genome shotgun sequence window:
- the LOC117576404 gene encoding LOW QUALITY PROTEIN: uncharacterized protein LOC117576404 (The sequence of the model RefSeq protein was modified relative to this genomic sequence to represent the inferred CDS: inserted 1 base in 1 codon) — MEFKQENYYDAEKKIWYGKSDREYFSKDQSIGEIIFREMKRHPKLIAQISDTENTILTRQELLLNSMRVASXMRKMGMVQSDIVGIIARNTTHIFAVAYGCFFNGIAFHSLNINYDESTIRTLFDITKPRLIFCDGDDYQKVKAATAHQNVMIVTMRNHHKDSISIGEVLATTVEDDFKPARLEQGINQTLSILCSSGTTGTPKAVTINNSHKLFNFYPLNIDDVQYTHSSLDWITGLFTTVTSGVYSTLRVIADNPFDPTRMLRVIEKYKITWLLQPPSHMLLMVNSKEFYEANLRSIRYYNYGGGQSSIETQNSIRSRLQTDCLKMMYSFTELGTVICMNDNFDQKPNSAGRVADGLKLKVLNEHNETLGPNEMGEIFVNNGQHWSGYYGNPEETMKIKDSEGWFHSGDLGYVDDDGYLYVIERKKDMLKYQYIMYYPTEIEQIISQMPDVAEVCVFGIWNQFNGDEAAAAVVKKPGSQIQAQDVVDFVQRHTDAKYKQLNGGAVIMDELVRSANGKTNRLGTKACFLDIKDRN; from the exons ATGGAGTTCAAGCAAGAAAATTACTACGACGCGGAGAAAAAAATTTGGTATGGTAAGTCAGATCGTGAATACTTCTCAAAGGACCAATCTATAGGAGAAATTATTTTCCGCGAGATGAAACGTCATCCCAAGCTCATAGCTCAA ATTTCAGATAccgaaaatacaattttaacgCGTCAGGAACTTTTGTTGAACTCAATGCGAGTGGCCA TTATGAGGAAAATGGGCATGGTTCAGTCGGATATTGTGGGAATTATAGCGAGAAATACAACGCATATATTTGCCGTAGCTTATGGATGTTTCTTCAATGGAATTGCCTTCCATTCGCTCAACATTAACTACGATGAGTCGACGATTCGGACACTTTTTGACATCACAAAACCACGTCTGATATTCTGTGATGGTGATGATTACCAAAAAGTAAAGGCAGCTACGGCACATCAGAATGTGATGATTGTAACAATGAGAAATCATCACAAGGACTCTATAAGCATCGGCGAAGTGTTGGCCACAACTGTCGAAGATGACTTCAAGCCAGCTCGCTTGGAACAAGGCATTAATCAGACCCTATCCATACTTTGTTCTTCGGGTACGACGGGAACGCCAAAGGCAGTGACTATTAACAACAGTCACAAGCTTTTCAACTTTTACCC TTTAAACATTGATGATGTTCAATACACTCACAGTTCCTTGGACTGGATTACTGGGCTCTTTACAACTGTCACCTCAGGAGTTTATAGTACATTAAGGGTTATTGCCGACAATCCCTTTGATCCTACTCGTATGTTGCGTgtgattgaaaaatataagatCACCTGGTTACTTCAGCCACCATCTCACATGCTACTAATGGTAAATAGTAAGGAGTTTTATGAAGCTAATTTGCGGAGTATTCGTTACTATAATTACGGAGGTGGTCAGTCTTCAATTGAAACACAAAATAGTATCAGAAGTCGCCTGCAAACCGACTGCTTGAAAATGATGTACAGTTTTACGGAATTAGGAACTGTGATATGCATGAATGACAATTTTGATCAGAAACCCAACTCAGCTGGTCGCGTAGCAGACGGCCTGAAGCTAAAGGTACTCAACGAACATAACGAGACACTCGGACCAAATGAGATGGGAGAGATTTTTGTAAACAATGGTCAACATTGGTCAGGATATTATGGCAATCCAGAGGAgacaatgaaaattaaagattCTGAGGGATGGTTTCACAGTGGCGACTTGGGATATGTGGACGACGATGGTTACCTCTATGTTATTGAACGCAAGAAGGATATGCTCAAGTACCAGTACATCATGTATTATCCCACCGAGATCGAACAAATTATTTCCCAAATGCCCGACGTAGCCGAAGTTTGTGTCTTTGGTATCTGGAATCAATTCAACGGGGATGAGGCGGCAGCTGCTGTGGTAAAGAAACCTGGCTCACAAATACAGGCTCAGGATGTGGTGGACTTTGTGCAGCGTCATACAGATGCTAAGTACAAGCAATTGAATGGCGGCGCTGTCATTATGGATGAGTTGGTGCGCAGtgccaatggcaaaacaaATCGTTTAGGTACAAAGGCATGTTTCCTCGATATTAAAGATAGAAACTAA
- the LOC117576403 gene encoding uncharacterized protein LOC117576403 — MGFKQENYYNSEERIWYGKPERTYFSKDQSIGEIIFREMKRHPKLIAQISDTENTILTRQELLLNSMRVASFMRKMGMVQTDIVGIIARNTTHMFAVAYGCFFNGIAFHSLNINYDESTIKKLYDITKPRVIFCDGDDYEKVKAATAHQNVIIVTMRNHHKDSISIDEVLATTVEDDFKPARLEQGINQTLAILCSSGTTGTPKAVTINNSHKIFSYCPLTIDDVQYTPSSLDWVTGLLTTVTSGVYSTLRVITDNLFDPARMLRMIEKYKITWLLQPPPHLAMIANCKEFDEAKLQSIRCYMYGGSRTSIEAQNSIRSRLQTDCMTMVYGMTEVGIMAAINQNFDKKPNSAGRVVDGMKIKILNEENETLGPNEVGEICVNNGQHWSGYYGNPEESMKIKDSEGWFHSGDLGYMDDDGYLYIIERKKDMLKYHNIMYYPTEIEQIISQMPDVAEVCVFGIWNQFNGDEAAAAVVKKPGSQIQAQDVVDFVQSHTDVIYKQLNGGAIIMDELVHSANGKTNRVGTKAYFLDIKDRN, encoded by the exons ATGGGCTTCAAGCAAGAAAATTACTACAACTCAGAGGAAAGGATTTGGTATGGCAAGCCTGAACGTACATATTTCTCAAAGGACCAATCTATCGGCGAAATTATTTTTCGCGAGATGAAACGTCATCCCAAACTCATAGCTCAA ATTTCAGATAccgaaaatacaattttaacgCGTCAGGAACTTTTGTTGAACTCAATGCGAGTGGCCAGTTTTATGAGGAAAATGGGCATGGTTCAGACGGATATTGTGGGAATTATAGCGAGAAATACAACGCATATGTTTGCCGTAGCTTACGGTTGCTTCTTCAATGGAATTGCCTTTCATTCGCTCAACATTAACTACGATGAGTCGACGATTAAGAAACTCTATGATATTACGAAACCACGTGTGATATTCTGCGATGGCGATGATTATGAGAAAGTCAAAGCAGCTACGGCACATCAAAATGTGATAATTGTAACAATGAGAAATCATCACAAGGACTCTATAAGCATTGACGAAGTGCTGGCCACAACTGTCGAAGATGACTTTAAGCCAGCTCGCTTAGAACAAGGCATTAATCAGACCCTAGCCATACTCTGTTCTTCGGGTACGACGGGAACACCAAAAGCAGTGACAATTAACAATAGTCACAAGATTTTCAGCTACTGCCC TTTGACCATTGATGATGTTCAGTACACCCCCAGTAGCCTGGACTGGGTCACTGGACTCTTGACAACTGTCACATCAGGAGTTTACAGCACATTGAGAGTTATTACCGATAATCTGTTTGATCCTGCACGTATGTTGCGTatgattgaaaaatataagatCACCTGGTTACTTCAGCCGCCCCCTCATTTGGCAATGATAGCCAATTGTAAGGAATTCGATGAAGCCAAGTTGCAGAGTATCCGATGCTATATGTACGGAGGTAGTCGGACTTCCATTGAAGCACAAAATTCTATTAGAAGTCGCTTACAAACCGACTGCATGACAATGGTATATGGTATGACGGAAGTGGGAATTATGGCTGCCATAAATCAGAATTTCGATAAGAAACCCAACTCGGCAGGTCGCGTAGTAGATGGCATGAAGATAAAGATTCTCAATGAAGAGAACGAGACACTCGGTCCCAATGAAGTGGGAGAGATTTGTGTAAACAATGGTCAACATTGGTCAGGATATTATGGCAATCCAGAGGAGtcaatgaaaattaaagattCTGAGGGATGGTTTCACAGTGGCGATTTAGGCTATATGGACGACGATGGTTACCTTTATATTATTGAACGCAAGAAGGATATGCTCAAGTACCACAACATTATGTATTACCCCACCGAGATCGAACAAATTATTTCCCAAATGCCCGATGTGGCCGAAGTTTGTGTCTTTGGTATCTGGAATCAATTCAACGGGGATGAGGCGGCAGCTGCTGTGGTAAAGAAACCTGGCTCACAAATACAGGCTCAGGATGTGGTAGACTTTGTGCAAAGTCACACCGATGTGATATATAAGCAATTAAATGGCGGCGCTATCATTATGGATGAGCTGGTGCACAGtgccaatggcaaaacaaATCGTGTAGGCACAAAGGCCTATTTTCTCGATATTAAAGATAGAAACTAA